In Amycolatopsis methanolica 239, a single genomic region encodes these proteins:
- a CDS encoding Na+/H+ antiporter, whose translation MELLTLMGVLAGALGLTAIARRFNLSAPLLVVVAALAVSFIPGVPWVQMEPELILTLVLPPLLYSTARESSFAQFKAAARPIIGLGVVLVVVTALVVGFVVHLLLPDLPLASAFVLGAVVAPPDAVTAAAIGRRQRLPRRLMTVLTGESLVNDAAALTLYKIGLAAVLGAAGSLGHGFLVFLVAAVLGIGVGLAAAVLVSYIRRKLDDPLMESVFGIIVPFAVYVVAEHLHPFSKDFSGSGVLAVVAAGLYLGDRSLYAGSATRVQDSSIWATLDVLLEALVFALMGLQLPFVLESANENARGNWQLFASAIAILAVTIAIRIPYVFLNAYLPHALRLFGRERERPPTRNLLVLSWAGMRGVVTLAAAAGVPLSTHAGQPFPGRDEIQLFAFVVAIGTVLIQGLTLPAVIRKLGVHDKDDAEQDAEEEMAAREAAMHAAVARLDELAPELCQRLDIPPEKADRLVNRLRALVETRYRGAVAAISLSAEERESSPHAAFVQARRELLLVQRETMLGQRAEGKLDDEVLRKVLRELDLEELALSDTLTARLS comes from the coding sequence ATGGAGCTCCTGACCTTGATGGGCGTGCTCGCCGGCGCGCTCGGTCTCACCGCGATCGCCCGGCGGTTCAACCTGTCGGCGCCCCTGCTGGTCGTCGTGGCGGCGCTGGCCGTGTCGTTCATCCCGGGCGTGCCGTGGGTGCAGATGGAGCCGGAACTCATCCTCACCCTGGTCCTGCCGCCGCTGCTCTACTCCACCGCGCGGGAGAGCTCGTTCGCCCAGTTCAAGGCCGCCGCCCGGCCGATCATCGGGCTCGGGGTGGTCCTCGTCGTCGTCACGGCGCTCGTCGTCGGGTTCGTCGTGCACCTGCTGCTGCCGGACCTGCCGCTCGCCTCGGCGTTCGTGCTGGGCGCGGTCGTCGCGCCGCCGGACGCCGTCACCGCCGCCGCGATCGGGCGCCGCCAGCGCCTCCCGCGACGGCTGATGACCGTCCTCACCGGGGAGAGCCTGGTCAACGACGCCGCCGCGCTGACGCTGTACAAGATCGGTCTCGCGGCGGTCCTCGGTGCGGCGGGGTCGCTCGGCCACGGGTTCCTGGTGTTCCTCGTCGCCGCCGTGCTCGGGATCGGCGTCGGCCTCGCGGCGGCGGTGCTCGTCTCCTACATCCGGCGCAAGCTCGATGATCCGCTGATGGAGTCGGTCTTCGGCATCATCGTGCCGTTCGCCGTGTACGTCGTCGCCGAGCACCTGCACCCGTTCTCCAAGGACTTCAGCGGCTCGGGCGTGCTCGCGGTGGTCGCGGCCGGGTTGTACCTCGGCGACCGGTCGCTGTACGCGGGCTCGGCGACGCGGGTGCAGGACTCGTCGATCTGGGCGACGCTGGACGTGCTGCTCGAAGCGCTCGTGTTCGCGTTGATGGGCCTGCAACTGCCGTTCGTGCTGGAGAGCGCCAACGAGAACGCGCGCGGCAACTGGCAGCTCTTCGCCTCGGCGATCGCCATCCTCGCGGTCACGATCGCCATCCGGATCCCGTACGTGTTCCTCAACGCCTACCTGCCGCACGCCCTCCGGCTGTTCGGCCGGGAACGAGAACGGCCGCCGACGCGGAACCTGCTCGTGTTGTCCTGGGCGGGCATGCGCGGCGTGGTGACGCTCGCCGCGGCGGCCGGTGTGCCGCTGTCGACCCACGCCGGCCAGCCGTTCCCGGGCCGGGACGAGATCCAGCTGTTCGCGTTCGTCGTCGCGATCGGGACCGTGCTGATCCAGGGGCTCACGCTGCCCGCGGTGATCCGCAAGCTCGGCGTGCACGACAAGGACGACGCCGAGCAGGACGCGGAGGAGGAGATGGCGGCCCGCGAGGCGGCGATGCACGCGGCCGTGGCCCGGCTCGACGAGCTGGCCCCCGAACTGTGCCAGCGGCTCGACATCCCGCCGGAGAAAGCCGACCGCCTGGTCAACCGGTTGCGGGCGCTGGTCGAGACCCGCTACCGGGGCGCCGTCGCGGCGATCTCGCTCAGCGCCGAGGAACGCGAGTCCAGCCCGCACGCCGCGTTCGTGCAGGCGCGCCGCGAACTGCTGCTTGTCCAGCGCGAGACGATGCTGGGGCAGCGGGCCGAGGGCAAGCTCGACGACGAGGTGCTGCGCAAGGTCCTGCGCGAACTCGACCTCGAAGAGCTCGCCCTGTCGGACACCCTCACGGCACGGCTGTCGTGA